The window GTGATCCACATACCAATATTATGATACACTTGCTCATATAGCTTTTCTGTGAGCTCCACGTGCATAGTACGCCTATTCAATGAGTGTCCTAGTATACTCCTTAGAGAACAGAATGAATACAAATTTGCATTTTTTTTTACTAAAATAGCAACCATGGGATAAAAACATATATCACCCATTGCATCGAGAAAGAAGTATTGATGATCACCAAAAAAAGATATTGAAGTGGTCATGAGCCCAAATATAGAATTGTAAGATGCTAATAATGTATGCAGATTTATATTCCTCTATATATTTTCATTATCCCTCTCATCGGAATATAAGATGCTATACAATTTAGCATGTATAATATGTGCAAAGTTAGCAAGTAGCCAGCTATAAATATTGGTCTAAAATAAGGATAGGGTAATAAAACGCAAGACATGCTACACCTCTTAATCTTCGTTTCTTTAAGCCCTTTAGCCTAGCAATAAGCCACATCGAGTGTAGTGAGGAAGATTAGATGAACAATGCTACATCTTATAAAAATATTTTCCTCACACAAGACCGTCTGCCTGTAATGTGTTTATCCTGATTCGCAAAAAAAGTTTTATCCTGAATTTCGTCCATAAACAGCGAGCATAAACAATTATAAATCTATGGAAATTAGTATTGTAAATCTGTAATCTTATCATCTTAGTGATGCACAACCAAATATAAAGCTAGCTGAGGGTGGCCGTTCTGATGTTGCTTGGCTAGCTTTCTATATAACAAAGGTTCAGTATAGAATTTTGATATACCTCAATTAGCCCAGCATAATGGTCCCGTGAGGAATGAAATAGGCAACCGGGAGGCTGATATGCTTACACACCATCAACATAAGATAGTTTCTCATAAACTACATCTGTGTATGACCATGGGTAACATCCGAATTCCTCAAATCAGTAGGTATTCTGCAGACTTGATTCTCCATAAAAATATGACAAACATGCACACCTCTAGAGTTCTTTCTTCTCTGAAAAATCTGAAAATGTACCAAGATCTGATTATAGAATATAAAAAATTGATCCGTTGAATAAGAAATTCGTACGAATATGCATGACAAAAGCTGAGATCTCAATTGTTCATTTCTAACGAAATTTGAGTCACACCTCAAATCTTCAGGCAGAGGTAGTTTGTTGTAGGCACAATCATAAATTTGCTAGAACCCTGTCGTGCAAATTACCAACAGAAAATTTGACTTCCTTTATCTATTGGAGGCTTACTGGATTCAATATCCATCTAACATCCTCAAAAGATGAGGTTGTTGGGGAGTTCTCTATGAATCGGAGCCTGCTCCAAAGCCTGTTGTGCAGTGATCCTACGATCAAACAGAAAGGTACATTCTGTAATATGTATTATTAAAGAACTGATGGACCATTCAGTTTTCTCTAATGCGATGAATTTTTCAACCATTACCAATGCACAGACCTTTGATGATTCAACTCACATTAACCATGTAAATATTCAGAGCAGTGGGGTACCTTGTTGTCGACCATTAGAGAAACTTCTAGTTATGCCTCACCGGCCAGTCTCCACACGACACCACTGCCCTCTCCTTGTCCTTCTTCTTTGCTCTCTCCCTTTTTGAACTCTTCTCTCTCGCTGGGAAGCAACTCCCATGACGCTTTTTGCAGGCAAGTAGCTTAACAACACTAATGAGACTGAATGTGCAAACTACAGGAGCACCAAGATACAGGGATATTACTGTCGGACGCGACCGTCAAcaaattcaactctagtgttaataATTGTTGCCCGTAGGAAATAAACCATCCTCTTTAATAGTTCGTTGCCTCATTTGTAGAAGTCAAAGTCTGTCTAAGGCTTCTTGACGTTGGTTCGGTAACCCTTCTCGAAGTCCTTGGGCAGGATAACATTACCGATTTTTGCGGATAATAGGCGTGCCAGCTTCCTGTCAAATAGCAGCAGACCGAAAACGAATGTCACAGCGAATAACATACAGGAGGAGGCAGAAAAGGGGTGCCTAATTTACACAAGCAATTACATAACATCTCATAATCAGGCGTTGCTACTGCTATTATAGGTGTCAATATATATGAAACAAATGTATGGTTAGCAGGAGGCCACCCGTCGAAAGAATTAACATGACAAAAGGGCCATCAGCTTTCCCCCAAAAATGGCAGATCCGCTGCTTACTGCTCACGAAAACATCTGACCTTATGGTCAAGTCGTCCGCCTATATTTCTGATCTCATTCGTTTTCCGCATTTACTGATAAGCTTTTAAGAGTAAATGATTTAGAAATCATTATCATTTTCTAATTAAGCTGAGGCAATGAAATTTCCTATGCTGAAGTTGTACAAGTGAGAAAGGATGTTCACGATAATGAAAAGGCACTCACATCATCAGCATTGATTTTATCCTGTCTGGAGACAATCTTCCAAATCAACTCACATTAGCAGCACTGATTTTATCCTGTCTGGAGACATGATCTTCCAAATCAACCTCGTCACTCAAGTTCATCCTAGCATACAAACAAATCAACCTCGTCACTCAAGTTTATCTTAGCATACAAACCTGAAAGAAAGGAGGTCATCCTAATTATCAGATGCAAACAAAACATGATCTCAGAAAGGATCAAGAAACTAATATATTCAATAGTTAAATTGAGCAGACCGCAACCATTGCGATGCTCCTGCTTGCTGAAGTTGTGGAGGTCGGATTGaaggcgtggtggtggtggaccATGACCAGCACGGATCGGTGGACTCCGTCCTAGGGGCAGCGCACACCCCGACCTCAACGCTCGAGCTCCTCCCGAGGAGAGACGCCGCCGCCGTGAGCCATGTCTCCTGCCCGAGCCATTCGCCTGCATCCGCGAGTGCGCGCGCCGGAGAAGATTAGGAGAGGATGGGGAGGGGAAGAAGAACAGGGCGACGGAGGGGGAGAAGACCGGGGGAGGGCGGAGAGGGCGGGCAGCGGCGGAGGCTAGAGAGGAACGGCGGCGGAGTTGGCGGATCCGCAGCGGCGAGCGGTGGTGGGGCGACGATGGGGCGAGGGCAGCGGCGGATCCACTCGTGAGAAGGAGAGGCGCTCGGGCTATTGGGGACTCCGGGTTGATTCTTAAAGAGGTCAGGGACTTTTTTGCAACAACGAAGCGTTTTTCCCAGTTCCACTTAAAAAAGGAGTGCGGGTTTAATTATCAAAAGGCACAGGGACTTTATTGCAAAAACGGCACGACGGTGAACCCAACGGACTCAACCCGTGCTTTATTATTGGCCACTGTTAGGCGTAAGCCGACTGATCCTGGGAAAGGATCAGCCGCCTCGCCAGCCGTAGATTCGCCCTGATTAGGACGGTTTGATCTCCCGTGGAGTTGACCACGTCCTTGCTCCAACCCCACCTGTTCATTCTTTCCGCAACGCCTCCGCAACAGCTCCGGCTCCCAGCGCATGCTCGCGCGTAGCTCCGGCCAGGGCACCAGCTTGCCGTCCCGTAGCACCCGCACCGGCAAAGCTTGAATGACAGCCCAGCGAAGCGACATTGCAGCCCCGACGACCCGGCGACGCTTCAACACAGCAGCGGTGACGCCCAGTGAAGCTCCAGCTATGCAGATCCGGCCTCGGCGGCGCTCCATTGCAGCCCCGGCAACCCCGACGGCGCTTCAACGCAGCACCGGCGACCCTCCGTGAGGCTTCATTGCAGCCCGGCGACTCCGGCAGCGCTCCATTGCAGCTCCGGCGGCGCTCCATTGCATGGACGGCGAAGTTTAAACGACCCCGGCGACCCGTCATTGCAGCCCCGGCGACCTCGGCGGTGCTTCAATACAGCACAGGCGATGCTCCAATGCAACATCAACGGCCTGTCGATGCTCCATAGCAACTCCGGCGCCCCCCGGCGATGCTCCATAGCAACACCGATGTGTTGCGTTGCAGCTCTGGTGCCGGCCACTATGCCCCCGTTGCACTGCAGCTCTGTCACTCACAGGCGTGTTGCACTGTAGCTCCGCCGACGGCACACAACACCATGGTCGTTGCCCTACGTCTCCGTCGCCGACGCGCAACACCATGGCCGTTGCGCTGCAGCTCCTCCGCTCACCACCCGCGTTGCAGCTCCTCCGCTCACCACCCACGttgcagctccgccgtcgccgcgTAGCGGCACGCCCGTTGGGTTGTAGCTCCACCGCCCACCGAAGGAGCAGCCCGCGCTCCCACCTCACAGCGCCGAGCCCTCCTTGCAGAACTGCTACGGCTTATGCTGCGCCGCAACATCGACTTTGCAGCGCCGGTGGCCGGGATGGGAAGAAGTCGTGCTTCGTCCTCCTTGCATCGTCGGTGGCTGATGCGGTCTCGATGTTTCGTCACCGGGGGAGAAAGTGGGGATACAAAAGAGAGAGCGGCTGTTGGGGAGATAAGGTGGAGAGAGCTCCGAACGATGCCGACCTCTTTGTGGTGGCCGGCCTTATGGGAGAGAGAGCCGAGAGGAAGAGGTTGGGGATAACAGAGGCGACAGAGGTAGGAGACGGAGGAGACGAAAGGAAAAACGAGTGGCTGTTGGGGAGATAAGGTTGCGCGAGCGATGGGTGGGTCTGATAGAGACACGTGGAGGGCACAGCACGCGGCTTATTTTCTGAGAAATCAGTCGGATGAAAACAATACTTTTCCTTTATTATCAGGGAAagatactggagcaattgccttggcgaaggaattcagatttcacaaaagaaccaaacacatcaagagacgcttcaactccatccgtgatcaagtcaaggagggagacatagagatttgaaaaatacatatggatctgaatgtggcagacccgttgactaagcctcttccacgagaaaaacatgatcaacaccaagacttcTTGGgtgtgttagaatcattacattgtaatctagattattgactctagtgcaagtgggagactgaaagaaatatgacctagaggcaataataaagttgttattttatatttccttatatcatgataaatgtttattattcatgctagaattgtattaaccgaaaacttgatacatgtgtggatacatagacagaacacggtgtccctagtaagcctccactagactagctcgttaatcaaagatggttaagtttcctaaccatagacatgtgttattatttgatgaacggggtcacatcattaggagaatgatgtgatgtacaagacccatccgttagcttagcataatgatcgttaagttttgttgctattgctttcttcatgacttatacatattccttggactatgagattatgcaactcccggataccggaggaataccttgtgtgctatcaaacgtcacaacgtaaatgggtgattataaagatgctctaccggtatctccgaaggtgtttgttgggttggcatagatcgagattaggatttgtcactccgagtatcggagaggtatctctaggccctcttggtaatgcacatcatgataagccttgcaagcaatgtgactaatgagttagttgcgggatgatgcattacggaatgagtaaagagacttgccggtaacgagattgaactaggtatgaagataccgacgatcgaatctcaagcaagtaacataccgatgacaaagggaataacgtatgttgtcattgcggttcgaccgataaggATCCTCGTAGAATacgtgggagccaatatgagtatccaggttccgctattggttattgaccggagaagtgtctcggtcatgtctacatagttctcgaacccgtagggtccgcacgcttaacgttcgatgacgatttgtattgtatgagttatgtgatttggtgaccgaatattgttcggagtcccggatgagatcacagacatgacgaggagtctcgaaatggttgagaggtaaagattgatatattggatgatagtattcggacaccagaaatGTTCCGGAGTGTCTCGGGTTCATATCGGaataccggggggttaccggaacccccggggggaagatatgggccatatgggccataggagggaggcacaccagcccacaaaggggtggcgcgccccccacAGGGAAGGGGACCGAATTGGActgggggagggggaggcgcccccctttccttctcccccctctctctctttccccctttccctctcgggtaaaaggaaagggggggcgaatccaactaggagcccaagtaggattcctcttagttgggcgcgcctagggccggcctcctccccctccctcctttatatacatggggggCGCCTacaacacacatcaattgtttcaagccgtgtgtggcgccccccttCACGGTTTacacctccggtcatattcacgaagtgcttaggcgaagccctgcgcggatcatttcaccatcaccgtcaccacgccgtcgtgctgacggaactctccctcgacactttgctagatcaagagttcgagggacgtcatcgagctgaacgtgtacagaactcggaggtgccgtacgttcattGCTTGATCGGTCGGGTTGAGAAGaaattcgactacatcaaccgcgttgtcaaatgcttccgctttcggtgtacgagggtacgtggacacactctccccctctcgttgctatgcatctcatagatagatcttgcgtgagcgtgagaaattttttgaaattgcatgctacgttcccctacagtttGACTATGTTATCTGGACAGTCATAATAATTACGCTACGACGTTTGCGGCAAAAAAAAGGGTCTAACAGAATTGTCATACGCGCATATACTCGCCCCGGCCTCTATAATTTTTGAAGGCCGCTCCAAATAATGGGACGCAACCTCCAAATTTTGAGAATGAGGCCGCTCATATGGAGTGAGCTGCAAACCCAATCGCACGCTGGTTGGAAATTTCAGCCcgttcttcctctttctctccCTTTCTTCTGAGTCCGTACCAATCACGCGGTCGTGTTTCTTACTGAAAAACGTGTCCCTTAGTGGCCAGCAGGGAGACTAGTGACCTTTTTGTATTCGTTACTAACGCTTTTGCGTCGTATTGTAACCTCAACTATCTTTTCCCCCTTAATTAATGGGTGAGGCAAAACTTATGCCTCCATTTTGAACAAAGAAATTACACTCTGGACATGTATTCCTCGTAGCATGGTAAATAGAGGAGCGGGCTACGGAAAATACACTTTGGTTCCTGGTTGTATATGCATCCTATATGGGGATTTTTTTAATATTTTAATAAAAAGTCAAAATAGGTAAGAACTATTTTGAAAAAACACTTGACTTACTTTTGCACTGATATATAAATCTCGCCAAAAAAAACAAAAGTTGACCTCatagcaaaaaagacaaaatttaTTTGCTATTATAGGTCACTATTCACATTATTTTAGTCAAAATTTTGTCTTTTTTGAAAAGAAGTCAAAAGGAtattttttgtggattttatttccCACGAGTACAATAGAAGGTCAagtttatttgaaaaatattttcaggaatttttgactttTTGTTGAATTACTAATTTTTTTCCCATATAGGGTGCATATGTTCCATAGACCAAAAGTTCCCCTCCAGCGGGCTACTGGCTATATACTGATGATGCCATGTCAACTTTGAGCCGTGATTATCCCCCACAATGTTCCAGACCAGTACGACTTGTAACACGTACAGCTCATATACTGGAGAGAAAGCTTTACCAGCCTCTCCGCTTGTGTCAGTATAGGCGAAAGTTTTCAATCCTTAAGAGAAAGAAAACATAAATAGGATGGAGCATCAGTTAGCGATTTTATTACGGGATGTAATCGATCTCACGGCAACGACCACATCGATCTCGGCTTGTACAAAGCAGAAACTAATCAACCTGTCTGGTctggcacacacccacacacagcTACTATCAACATGAACCGCCGCTTCGCTAGCTGCAACTGCATGCCACTACCAGTTTATTTCACGCCGGCCGCCGGCGCCATCTAGCACTTCCTGCCCAGGCGCGGGTTGTTGGCAAAGCTGCACCAGATCAACAATGgagatgcatgcatgcatggtcaGCGCTCACGAGCAGTGGTGGAAGCAATACATGTATAGCATCAACttgagtatgagaacaaattGTCGTATACTGTAGGCGGATGTGCTAGTAGTGTACGTACCTACTCCGAGGTATGCGCTGAAACGCTCCAGTCGTCGGAATCGGGCCGCAGAGGTTGTTGTTTGAAAAATCCCTGCAAACGAAACGTAGGGTGGACATGAAAACGGAGAACAAAGGAGTGATAGACGTGTGTGACTGAAACATAGTGCGCGCAGAAGAATTGGAATGCGGAGAATACATGAAGCTGATGAGCTCTCCACTTACGCATGTTTCAGGTTGGACAGCCCAGCCAGCTCCCTTGGGATTGGCCCTGTCAAACGGTTGTGATCGATTTCCCTGTTGATCAGTTGCCAAAAGAGCCGGTCAACACCTTTCCGAAAGCGTGCGTTAACAGAATCATTAGTAACTTGTCACAGGCAGGATAAAGTGGGTTAGAGAGGCTCACAAATATTGTAGCCGGTCCAGTTTGCCAAGCTCCGGCGCCAGAGGTCCGGACAGGTTCATTTTGTTAAGATCTCTGTTAAAGCAAAGAAATGTATATACCCTAGTAATTAGATGAGTACCGGAGGCACACACAGGGACTAAATCAGAGTCGCGCGTATGGGAATGGAGGTATCCAAGTGCACTTACATGCGGGTGACGCGGTTCTTATTGCGGTCGCAGGTGATGTGGGACCAGGTGCAGGCGTCCACCAGGTTCGGGTCCCAGTTCTTCAACTCGCCATTGGGGTCCTGTAGGCCTCTCCTCAGGGCCGAGAGCGCGTCCACGTCCTGGTTCGCCGCCACTGGCGTCAGCAGAAGGGTCGACGCGAAGGTCGCAAGGACGATCGCCACCAGGGGCAAACGTGATTCGGCCGCCGTGGGTGCCATAGGTGCAAGGCAGGGcaagtgttgatgtgatgtgagggGAGCAGGCCAGCACGGTGGCAGATTGTCTGTGATGTTTTGCTTCGATGAACGGGAGTCGGTTTGTGTGAGGGGTTTTAAAGAGGAAGTGGAGCAGCGCGAGTGGGGATGGTGTGTGTGGGAACGACGAGTAGGTGCCACCAGCCACAGTTTTTCTTGGAAATCAGTGGCACCGCCCGCCCTAAGGCTACTACAGATACACCGTATCTTAAGATTTCATCTTAAGCActaaatatatatataataactctATCAATGCACTATATCTTAGTGTTACATGTACACTAGGCTTCATTTAATATAGATTATACTAGCATCTTAACATTGTAGTATATTTGAGATATAGTTCTTTTTAACAATATTTGAGATATATATAGTTCATCGGTGTAGTTGTATCTAGTATAAGGTATGATGCATGCATTGGTAGAGTTATATCTACACACTCATCTAATGCGGAAGATATAATATTGGTATGATGCATGCATTGGTAGAGCTATATGAATACGCTCATTTAATACGCTTAAGATATAATCTTAAGATATGATGCACGCATTGGTAGAGTTATACATATACACTAATTTTTTGCTAAAGATATCATTTCAAGATATGATGCGTTGGGGGTGCAATAAAATAAACATCGCCAACATTTTTTCAGTCACTCACGACCAGTATTTTCTTATGTTAAAAATATTGCCCTCACTAATTTTTTTACGGAAATGCTTCCGTTCAACCGAATGATTTTCTAGCGTCGTCCACCACCTCAGCAACTGTTAGATCTGCCTTTTATCGGGCAACCCGTAGCAACTCACCATAGGATAGCTTTGCAACGTGGCCCTTGTGGCAATCTCTTCGAGCGCAACAAGAGGTCACTTGCAGACCAACGAGGGGAGAGTAGGGCGGTTGCCGGCGTGCAGCGGCGCCATGGCTAGGCACGACAACGAGCAAGCTCGGGCGGTTTCCAAGATCTGCAGAGGAGAGAGGAGGGTGATAGActaggagggagaggaggagaagaaggaggggAGGAAGGAGAAGGGCGCGGCAACATGCTGCTCCAGCAAGCTCACCGGCCGACGCAGCAGGCGGCAGAAGTTGCGGAGCTCAGGGTGGACGAGCTTGTGGTTGGCAGCGATGCAGGTCCCTCGACGGCAGCCTCCCAGTCTCAGGTCCACGAGTGCAGATGCTTTTTACAACAAATGCCTTGTTGAAATTGCAACAAGGGTCCTACTGCAATTACAAGAAGGGTCTTGTTGCAATGACGACGGATATGGCCACGAGATGAACATGCTTTTGCAACAAGGGTCTGGTTGCAATTGCAACAAGGCT is drawn from Aegilops tauschii subsp. strangulata cultivar AL8/78 chromosome 1, Aet v6.0, whole genome shotgun sequence and contains these coding sequences:
- the LOC109784019 gene encoding leucine-rich repeat protein 1-like, with the protein product MAPTAAESRLPLVAIVLATFASTLLLTPVAANQDVDALSALRRGLQDPNGELKNWDPNLVDACTWSHITCDRNKNRVTRIDLNKMNLSGPLAPELGKLDRLQYLEIDHNRLTGPIPRELAGLSNLKHADFSNNNLCGPIPTTGAFQRIPRSSFANNPRLGRKC